The stretch of DNA CCCCAAAGGGCGCAATGAACATCATGCCAAGGCATACGAGGATAATTTCTACGATCCAATTCATCTTTCATTGTATCTTCCCATGAATTAGGTTCAGATTCCCtggaaaaattgaaataaatctgTGAATTCAATCCCACAAAAAAATGATAGCccataaaatatgaataaaaagttataataatatattaacacATCAATGGTGAAACATACTAATTTAGTTATGTTGTATTCTTATGCTATTATAATAGAGAGGAGTGACGTATATAAAGCAACCAAATGAGTTTGAATCATAGTAGTCAATCCCGGATCTCGTCGCATCCCAGACGAGAAAATCAAGAGAAACCATGTATTGAGCATCATAACTAATAATCCAAAATCTTAAGTTCTATATTTCATAATAGTTCCATAATCCATAATAATTATAgtcataaaaaatcaattttggtaTCTGCTTTTGCTCCTTAAGAGAAGCATCAGTCACCAAGTTCTTCTTTAACAGCAGATTGTTACTCTAATTTCTAatgtaatataaaaatataacctTCAGTCTCCAGGAAACCATttcaatcttcaaaaatcagaattattttctgtaattctgcTTTAACTAACATGAAGCTTCTAACAATTACATAGCATGGTCAAATAGACTTTTACAGAGCTcctttgtaatttttattttctattgacAAAACTCACCTAGGGTTATAAAAGTCCTTTCCAGGCCAGATTAGAGGAGGGCAATCCCCCACTTTATGCTCAGATGAGTCATAACGGCCAAAGCACAAATCCAATCCTCCAATGAAGCAAATATGGTTATCGACAATGACCAGTTTTTCATGGTGAGACCTGAATATAATCATGGGAACATAGGAAACATAAAATCCTTAGTATGCTTTATGGTTTGATACTTGCttggaagaaaacaaaaatcataaaacacAAGGAAGAAAGCCGTATTTGGGAAGATGCATACCATAGATAAACACCAGAAGAAAAGTGATCAGGATAGCGTAGTACCCTCACGTTCTCATGAATGCTAAGAAGCTTTCTCTTGCTATAGACACTGTTGATTTTCAAAGCAAGAGCCACCTCTTTGTACAGAAGAATGTAGATCTGCATTAacaaataaaagcattcaagcaatCCTCACACTACTATGAAACCTAAGCAATTAAAAAACGTTTAATCTTAGGTGTCATGCAATACAATTGAGAATAATCACAATAAACTAACTAATACAATTAATTGATAGACATTGTTGATTTTCAAAAGCAAGAGCTAACTCTTTGTAAAGAAGAATATAAATCTAAAATCTGTGTTAACAAGTAACAAATAAAAGCATTCATGCCAATCGACACACTTCATCAAAATGAATGCCAATGAAATCTAAGACCCAACAACATGCAAAAATCCTTGCAATGTGTCCAAATATCTCTTACAATTtgaagaactcaataaaaaaagGTTATTAAGAACTATGGTTTCTTAAGTAAATCTGCCAAGGCATTGTGGAAACTGAAAATAGTTCCCGTTAAAGGTTACCTGAACCCCTTGCTTAGCCTTTGCTTCCAACAAATTATCAAGTCTTGATGAAGCATGAATGTCAAAAGGTCGCCTGAGATACAGTTCTGGGCATACCCACCATCCACAGATGAATATCTTTgggaatttttcaatcattgaACAGAAATTTGAGGATAATCATTTTTCCatgttgataaaaaaaaaataggaaaaagaaaaagagaaaagatataTCATGAAATGCTGATGATGAATCATTTTTCAAACCTCTGATCTTGCATCCTCAATTGAAGAAGCAATTGCATCAAATGCTGCTTGCCCATCCACGAACCATTGGGCTTGACTACCATCTTCAATTAAGCCTCTTGGAGGAGCAAATGACCCATAGCGGTGAGGATAACACCAGCCTTCAGGAGGCCTAAGTCCAGCATCATTAATTGCTGCTACCCAATCTTTAACTTTACTGCTACTTTTCCCTCTAATTCTAATGCTCCGGATCCCGCAAGTCACCTACAATATTAAGCCGAGTGTTCAAAAACTATGTAACTCTGTACAACCAGATATCTGATAACATGAACAAGTCAGCTTTGATGTGCAGATACATCAAAATTGTTAACATATCAGTATCAATACTATATCTCATATCAATACTTGTACTAttcttttgcattcatattttttatatatctctAAAGTTTTCCTTTTTTGAATATCAAATGTTAGAAGTTATATTCTTTGAAATATTGAAGATAAATTTGTTcatatcaattatttttctctaattatattatcattttttattttttatacataattaTTTGTGATGTAAActgtgattatatatataaccaTATCCaaattttatctataaaattGTCATATTTGCATATTGTATCATACTATATCCAATACTCATCCATATTGGTGCAACATAGAAAGTCAGTTAATAACTAGTAAAAATATTAGGATAGACTCTATTTGATCCATGAAATTTTATTGGATAAATGGCCTGCTAGATTACTCCACAAATTTGGTCCTTGGATAACTCTTTCGCATCTAAACACTGAAAAATTTGTAGCATTTTCTATGGCCAGATCCATGTCATATGAGCAAATATTGTCATCTGAGGATGACAAATTTGATGGAAAAAGAGATATAAAGGAGAACTTCTCACCTTGAATGAATGGCGTAAAGGATTTCGTTCCTTTATTTCACTAGCCAGTGACAGACGACCATCCCCATTCCCATCCGATGGAGGCAGCACATCAAAGACAATAATGTCTAAGGGCTGCTTATCAAAAGGATCTGCCAGCAATGCCAAGAATCCAGGTTTCAATACAGCCCATACCTGTAGAAAACAAGAAATTGATAATTGCAAAagtcaaattattaataataataataataataataataataataataataataataatgctttGAACCAAAGATGAGTAAGCAATGAATAGCCCAGCCATCCCATATCCCAGGATCCCAACATTGAGGATGTTCGGATGCGAGATCCGGGATTGACATGGGAGGCTGGGAGCATATAGTAAGGAATACTGCCAGCCCCATCTGAGGGTTGAGGTATGTCTTGGCTAAGAAATGGGTAGGGTTCCCTGCTCAAAACATTTTTCTCTCAGAAACCAAACAATAAGGAAATATGATTCGACCATCTATAATCTATACTCCTTAAGAAAGTGGACTTCCCCTATCGAACTAAGCTTTTACTTTCCAAAATAACCAATGTTGCATCTCCAATTGGCcccaaattcaaaatgaaactgaaaataataataataataataataataataataaagaaaacgTTAGCGCAATGCATGAGGCTCCAAGGTCTGAGGAAGGTAGATAGACACAACCTTACCTCTACAACAAAAAGTAGATTCTAGGATTTGAAACACAATGACCATCAGGTCTCAAAGTATTGACTCTGTTATTGGGCCGAGGCTCACCCCTTATTTATGAGAAACTTCTAATATATTGGGGGAAAAAGTATAATGTTAAGTTAGAAGTTCTCATTCAGTTTTAAATGGGACAGAATATACCTAAAGATTTATATTCTTGATATACATAGCAAGTTATCACAGCTACTGTATTATTGACTTCTCCTGCTATATAGGTTATATATGTTATGTGTATATTCAAATCTGACTTCCTTTGAAGTGATGAAATGTTGCACGCAAAACATTTAGATTTTACATATTATCAAGAGAAACCAAGACAAGTAAATCACGTTGACCTAATTCAAAATAAGAAATGTCACCTTTTGCCAGTTGTCATTACAACAACTAAAACAGCTAGATGTACAACACTTTCTGGAATCATCATCCTTTGGAATTTTGGGCAGATGTTTCACCATTACATAATCTTCTTTCAGCTTAGGTCCATATTCAGGCAAAAAAGATAGCTTCGATACCTCTAAAAACTTGCAGACCTATGACACAAAGTTGCTTCTTAACAATTTTCAAGTGATCATAAACTAGCACGCAAATACAACAAGACATCAAAAGCAGAGGAATGCaccaataattatttaaaaaaagaaagaaagaaagaaaatagtcatggacttcaaaattcaaatgaaaCTAAAATATGTCCTATAAGTTCCTACGTCATAATCAATACTCCTGCAGAGGAAATGGAAAACCCAAATGCACTAGGTTCCCACAATCATGGACTCTAGGGATTAGGAAACCACCATAAGCAACCCTAATTGCCAAATATATGATCTCTGTTTATCAATAAAAAACTGCAAATTTTTTGCTGAAAAGCTAAGGTCATGCGAACAGGTTCCACAATTTAGGCCAAGTGCATCTGATCGTCAACCAAAAACAGTATCATCATCATGCATCTGGCTACCTGTTAATGAAACTAGTGCACTATCCAAAATCAACAGACTCCACAGTGGTAGAGTAGCAAAGAAACAGAGttctaattttcctttttattttttttttttcctacttTAGGAATGTTAGATGTCAACCAATTTCAGAGCACTGAAACAGGAGCATGCAAGAAGAGCATGACTAAATATTGACTATTATGTTTTAAGGATATAGGCCCCGTATCCAGTACTATACTTACACTTGTAACTCCtggattttatctttttaaacaatttGCATAGCTCCTATATCTATTATTCTACTTATATTTGTTTCACCATAAAGGCCCCATTGTAAGTTGTTATGACTGACACAATCAACCCAAGGATGATGTTAACTGACTTCATTTCATATGTTAAATACTTAAATTAACAAATCAACACATAGTCCCTCCTTTAATAAATCCAATTGTAGGAATTTATTTATATCTTTCATCCGACCATAGATGCCATATACACTAAAACCTCAACAATGAATCGATAACAGTGTAACAAGATTATGACATGATTAACATCAGTGGTTAAAGGCTCATGCGCAAAGCATACCTCTGGAGAGTTAACAATACTGATATTTCCCAAAAAGTGATTCAGATATCCTTGCATTGCACTCTTTGCCCTGTCTGACACAGACTGCTGCCTACCTAAGGCTGGTCGTATAATTGGTAGAGCAGCACTAGATGGAACATCTCTGGACCAAATTTCATATTACAGGAAATTACGACGACAAATTAGCATATTGATATTGTAAAAGTGCGCCAACAAAAGTTGCATGCCAGTGGGGTGGGGGTTCACCTGTTTTTTGCATATTCATCAGCATGTGAAGCAAATGTTTCATCATCAGCTTCATCGTCATCATGCACCATAGTAGTGTGCTCTCCTATTCCTAGATTTTGAAGCCATTCTTTAacctttaatataatttttcagtGAACATTacatcaaaacaaatagcatacataaaaaaaaaattctgcaAATGCATTTATTTATaagcaataaaaaaaatccatctTAAGAAAACATTGCTGATCCAATACCTGTTCTTGCTTCTCATGAATTTCCTCAAAAAAGGCACGCTTCTTTAACGcaaaatgcaaataaaatacTTGAGAAGCTTTCTTCACTAGCTCCCACTTGAACTGGAACAAAAATGAGATCTAAATAAGTATACTCCTTTAGGAAGGAAGatcgaataaaataaataataatacgCAGAAACACCACGATTCTTTTTACAATGAAAGAAAGAGTAATGCTAGGGAAATAATAACACAAAAGTTACCTTATTTCCTTATTTATCCATTTATTTCAGCAATAATTAAGgaatacaaaataaagaaacaaatgcattaaaaatagctaataaaaaaaagaaacaagttATGGCTCCCTATGGTTCCCACACTATGGCCCCCAAACATTATACTGAAAGACAAGGCAGTACTGGCAACTGCGAACAAACTTTAAAACACAATCATCAAACCAAAGGTGTAAAACTATTTTCAGCTAAAACAAAAACTGAAAGGCCAGAGATATAACTAACAGTAACAGTTATTTGGAGAAAACAAATGAATTCCAAAACAATGCAAAATATACAAATTGCAGCAAAGCATTGTCAACTCTGAAGTCAAAAGAGTCAAACCATTGCTAAATTTAAAACCTCTGTTCAGTTTCCTAATTCATAAGCACATATGATAACCAGCATAGAAATGCAATTAGATTGAAATACTCGAATTAATTCCGTATCCTGTCCCTTGCTTTCAGTTCACACAATCATCTTCAGCTCTTGCTATAACCGAATTTTCAGCGTGCAATTTAACAACATAAGCAGAATCACGAAGAGAGAGAGATTGCTATGTACCTGTTTGTACTGAAACCGAATGGTGTAAGAGAGCTGCATAGGGCTTATGTCGCTGGCGTCAGGGCGAGAGACGGAGACGATGGTGGCCTTGGGAAGTTCGTCGAAAATCCGAGTAGCCTCGCCGGCGCCTCCATGTCGGAAAGACGGAACAGACGACATCTCTTCCGCCGCCGCCGGAGGAGACGGCGGCTGCTCCGGTTTCATAGGGAAGTAACGGTGGGCGCCGCCGTCGGACATTAACTGCTCAGTCGCCATCGGAAAAATATAATCGGCGGCGAATTAGAGAGAAGCGATGAGGGATCGGAATAGGAATTgtgaagaagacgaagaagagaAGCCGAAACGGCGTCGTTGGTTGCTTCGGATCCGAAGCTAATcgaaagagagaaagagtggAAGCCTCGGCTTTCGTGAGAATGGGAGTTTATGGCAGGCTGAAACTGTGAACAGCGTCACAAAAAAGTGCACAAAACTTCATTTCTTCACTGGCTCTACTACGCTTTTCAGAATTCTTCTTGCcatactaataattaaatttattaatttaattataagttaaattatatttttgaagcATTGTTTCACTCCAGATCATTTACCCGCTAACTATGCTAATCAGATGAGATCATAATCTACAATATTAGCAGTTTGTAGATGCCAAATACATTATAAATtggtgaaaataattttaagatgATAGCAGCTCATTTgttttagataaaaataaaatgaaatggtgctattgttaatttttttaaaaatattttttttaattttaatataaaaaaatttgtatttaatttgtatttttatttttattattttctgttttttaaattttgtaaaaaaaaactgcataaataataaaattatgttttctatttccatattttttacaaaattttttaaaaaatcctgAAAATGAAAAAGGATTTTGATTTCGTATCTAGCAGCTAATTTGGTAGTCTTAATTCTAGAAGTTGAATTGTTTTAGCGTTTCACAAATTTGAAGGGTTCGTTGCGTACACTCTGTGGTAGTTGGTAGATTGTCTTACATTCTCTTTGACAACGGCTAAAATGGATTTGACCCCCAAAACTAATTTTGATAAAGTATGTGTATTAACTTGTAAGCTGATGGGtgatttaatcttttaattagaaaaaaaatgaagttaCCTAGATCACAAATTCACAAGCTTCTAACGAGTTGATGAATCATCAGTTAATtcattttcataataaaatgaGAATACGTTCAATAGAagtgaaaaaataagaaagagttGGTGTCTTTTAAGAGCGTATAAGAATTTCTTATAacctaa from Arachis duranensis cultivar V14167 chromosome 4, aradu.V14167.gnm2.J7QH, whole genome shotgun sequence encodes:
- the LOC107483539 gene encoding phospholipase D zeta 1 isoform X1, encoding MATEQLMSDGGAHRYFPMKPEQPPSPPAAAEEMSSVPSFRHGGAGEATRIFDELPKATIVSVSRPDASDISPMQLSYTIRFQYKQFKWELVKKASQVFYLHFALKKRAFFEEIHEKQEQVKEWLQNLGIGEHTTMVHDDDEADDETFASHADEYAKNRDVPSSAALPIIRPALGRQQSVSDRAKSAMQGYLNHFLGNISIVNSPEVCKFLEVSKLSFLPEYGPKLKEDYVMVKHLPKIPKDDDSRKCCTSSCFSCCNDNWQKVWAVLKPGFLALLADPFDKQPLDIIVFDVLPPSDGNGDGRLSLASEIKERNPLRHSFKVTCGIRSIRIRGKSSSKVKDWVAAINDAGLRPPEGWCYPHRYGSFAPPRGLIEDGSQAQWFVDGQAAFDAIASSIEDARSEIFICGWWVCPELYLRRPFDIHASSRLDNLLEAKAKQGVQIYILLYKEVALALKINSVYSKRKLLSIHENVRVLRYPDHFSSGVYLWSHHEKLVIVDNHICFIGGLDLCFGRYDSSEHKVGDCPPLIWPGKDFYNPRESEPNSWEDTMKDELDRRNYPRMPWHDVHCALWGPPCRDIARHFVQRWNYAKRNKAPYEEAIPLLMPQHHMVIPHYLGRSTEMEIENNNAENHRVIKREDSFSSLSQEQDVPLLLTRDESEGDPKMNGLNSFIHHVDKPIKVGGGLPFSFRRVKIEAVGQDTPMKGFVDDLGYMHYDEKKSLDRVPHVEQQSTGPEWWETQERGDQGDFADESGQVGPRVSCRCQVIRSVSQWSAGTSQTEESIHNAYCSLIEKAEHFIYIENQFFISGLSGDEMIRNRVLEALYRRIMLAYNENKSFRVIIVIPLLPGFQGGLDDSGAASVRAIMHWQYRTICRGQNSILHNLYELLGSKIHDYISFFGLRSYGRLFDGGPVATSQVYVHSKIMIVDDRISLIGSANINDRSLLGSRDSEIGVVIEDRELIGSYMDGKPWKAGKFSLTLRLSLWSEHLGLPAGEVNQIMDPIIESSYKDIWMAAAKTNTAIYQDVFSCVPNDLIHTRLAFRQSVAFWKERIGHTTIDLGIAPQKLESYHDGDIKSTDPLERLASVRGHLVSFPLEFMCQESLRPGFSESEYYAAAQVFH